A genomic segment from Methanolobus zinderi encodes:
- a CDS encoding DUF555 domain-containing protein, with protein MPNYHVILEAAWLVRDVKTADDAIGVAISEAGKRLNPKLDYVEVDIGTTFCPSCSAPFSSVFLAANTAIVGLVLEMKVFDAESDEHAARIAKSVIGRALRDVPLDVVDVQPFDEESI; from the coding sequence ATGCCCAATTATCATGTTATACTTGAAGCCGCCTGGTTGGTAAGAGATGTAAAAACAGCCGATGATGCCATTGGTGTTGCTATTTCGGAGGCAGGAAAGCGCCTGAACCCTAAGCTCGATTACGTTGAAGTGGATATCGGAACCACTTTCTGTCCTTCCTGCAGTGCCCCCTTCTCAAGCGTGTTCCTTGCAGCAAATACAGCCATTGTAGGACTGGTCCTTGAAATGAAGGTATTTGATGCTGAAAGTGATGAGCATGCCGCAAGGATAGCAAAATCCGTTATCGGAAGAGCACTCAGGGATGTACCCCTGGATGTAGTGGATGTACAGCCATTCGATGAGGAATCGATTTAA